Proteins encoded within one genomic window of Chlorobaculum sp. MV4-Y:
- the nuoK gene encoding NADH-quinone oxidoreductase subunit NuoK — MLTEQLLSIGVNHFLTISVILFGLGMFAVMTRKNAIVILMGVELILNAANINFLTFSKYNGGMEGVMFSLFVIVLAAAEAAIALAIVINIFKTFKTVDVSSVDTMKE; from the coding sequence ATGCTAACGGAACAGTTACTGTCGATCGGCGTCAACCATTTTCTGACGATTTCAGTCATTCTTTTCGGTCTGGGCATGTTTGCCGTCATGACCCGCAAGAACGCCATCGTGATTCTGATGGGCGTTGAGCTGATCCTGAACGCGGCCAACATCAATTTCCTGACATTTTCCAAATACAACGGCGGCATGGAGGGCGTGATGTTCAGCCTTTTCGTGATTGTGCTGGCTGCCGCCGAAGCTGCCATCGCGCTGGCAATCGTGATCAATATTTTCAAGACCTTCAAGACGGTCGATGTATCCAGCGTGGACACCATGAAGGAGTGA
- a CDS encoding NADH-quinone oxidoreductase subunit J, protein MNQLTIAIIFYIFAAVTVLSAAFVVFSKNVIYSAFSLLFTFFGVAALYVFLSADFIAVTQVVVYVGGILVLLLFGVMFTNTIMSTELKADVLNVVPGILLTLLLIVGMLFTFYTTGNWMPGPVQLNGSVVESIGLETMSRYMLPFEMVSIVLLVALLGAAYLARYDKANKKEH, encoded by the coding sequence ATGAATCAACTGACCATCGCCATCATCTTCTACATCTTCGCAGCCGTTACGGTACTCTCGGCGGCGTTTGTGGTCTTTTCGAAAAATGTCATCTACTCGGCATTCTCACTGCTCTTCACCTTTTTCGGTGTGGCGGCCCTCTATGTTTTTCTGAGCGCGGACTTCATCGCCGTGACCCAGGTTGTTGTCTATGTCGGCGGCATTCTAGTGCTGCTGCTTTTCGGTGTCATGTTCACCAATACCATCATGTCAACAGAGCTGAAGGCTGACGTGCTGAACGTCGTGCCAGGCATCCTTCTGACGCTGCTCCTGATTGTCGGCATGCTCTTCACCTTTTATACGACCGGGAACTGGATGCCGGGACCGGTGCAGCTCAATGGTAGCGTTGTCGAGAGCATTGGACTCGAAACCATGTCGCGCTACATGCTGCCGTTTGAAATGGTCTCCATCGTGCTGCTGGTCGCCCTGCTTGGTGCGGCGTACCTGGCCCGCTACGACAAGGCAAACAAAAAAGAACATTAA